The following are encoded in a window of Narcine bancroftii isolate sNarBan1 chromosome 2, sNarBan1.hap1, whole genome shotgun sequence genomic DNA:
- the LOC138752882 gene encoding probable G-protein coupled receptor 139 — translation MATADLIVIFTDVILYTVIDYHFPVTYMNTTPAKSLQLVLLSAATDVSVWFTVTFTFDRFVAICHQKLRTKYCTVETAKVVLTMVSVVFSLKNIPLYFIYEPEYIVDNVPWGNMLSVKIYTEIAWVVFDLFCIILTPCFSFLLILLLNALTVRHILVSGRVRKRLQQCRKGEDCNDPEIEKRRKSIVLLFTISGSFILLWMTRVLHFLFCRISNRHDLTGPVYVTEQTGYMLQLLSSCTNTCIYVVTQTKFREQLMDILMCPFTMFVAWFK, via the coding sequence ATGGCAACAGCAGATCTGATCGTCATTTTCACTGATGTGATTCTGTACACAGTTATTGATTATCATTTCCCAGTAACTTACATGAACACCACGCCTGCAAAGTCTCTCCAACTTGTCCTGCTTTCTGCAGCCACTGATGTCTCTGTCTGGTTCactgtcaccttcacctttgACAGATTTGTTGCGATCTGTCATCAGAAACTGAGGACAAAATATTGCACTGTGGAAACAGCAAAGGTGGTTCTAACAATGGTGAGTGTGGTGTTCAGTCTGAAGAATATCCCTCTGTACTTTATTTATGAACCTGAGTATATCGTCGACAATGTACCCTGGGGGAACATGCTATCTGTGAAGATTTACACTGAAATTGCTTGGGTAGTTTTTGACTTGTTCTGCATTATTTTAACCCCTTGTTTCTCATTCCTGCTGATTCTTCTCCTCAATGCTCTGACTGTCAGACACATTTTAGTCTCAGGCAGAGTCCGCAAGAGGCTACAGCAATGCAGGAAGGGTGAGGATTGCAACGACCCAGAGATAGAGAAGCGAAGGAAGTCCATCGTTTTACTCTTCACCATATCAGGCAGCTTCATACTGTTGTGGATGACGAGAGTGTTGCATTTCCTTTTCTGTCGAATCAGTAACAGACACGATCTCACAGGTCCAGTCTACGTCACTGAACAGACTGGCTACATGCTACAGCTTCTGAGCTCCTGCACCAACACCTGCATTTATGTGGTGACCCAGACTAAGTTCAGAGAGCAGCTGATGGACATTCTAATGTGTCCATTCACTATGTTTGTTGCATGGTTTAAATGA